The following coding sequences lie in one Palaemon carinicauda isolate YSFRI2023 chromosome 7, ASM3689809v2, whole genome shotgun sequence genomic window:
- the LOC137644365 gene encoding protein fem-1 homolog A-like — MAADDSLPQAMVFAYSGIEVAKHNELVIGGHCLDGAVELGVEGSFSILGNNRSRASFCTENSMNECHAPLVMASTYGHVNCTRYLVEVLNADIEEHGIGAQVNIIHELCSTPINAACQLGYPAITKVLVEHGADIEITDRLGGFCMMTAAIHGHIQLVRYLISIGADVNKKNHEGKTTVYKCAELGHLELVQMLIDNHANMDADSSGITPLLAAASGGHIKVVEYLFGQMALTTEDRINVYQVLGAAHFDKSRDIDSAMKYWRLAMRERVANGPSNRKETESFPAFLSYKEVETEEELEEIKDNIEELDVQSLLVKARVLGLEHNDTSFHLHMLGTEYSMDRAFSLSIELWMHTLNMTDKKLKALDPKRMYFLRSLTEVFSDLIDYELSGNEDLIPLSWHFESFLRLFDMCIGQVEAAISPQNEMSSSYSAHAIHMKSALPMAMHLTFLLTKAKPVLEADEVQLGNSRVQRLARLKPRDIKGRTLLHMACSKGFSLDGLFFEVDGFPNLDVINSLIENGADPNVKDHGGNTPLHSLAKSGNSSKEIIDTLLSAGTHFDTLNGKGKSFASIMADLGKDITDFVDPMLHSSLQCLAANCVRKHRIPYKDTLSPVLSQFVDSH, encoded by the exons atggcggccgatgattccctcccacaggcgatggtctttgcctactcgggcattgaAGTCGCTAAGCACaatgagcttgtcattggcgggcactgcctggatggtgcagtcgagctgggtgtagaaggcagcttt AGTATTCTAGGGAACAACAGGAGTCGAGCCTCTTTTTGCACTGAAAATTCCATGAATGAATGCCATGCACCTTTGGTTATGGCATCTACTTATGGGCACGTTAACTGTACCAGGTACCTCGTCGAAGTACTGAATGCAGATATAGAAGAGCATGGCATAG GGGCTCAAGTTAATATCATACACGAATTGTGCTCGACTCCGATTAATGCAGCATGTCAGCTGGGATACCCCGCCATTACCAAAGTTTTGGTAGAACATGGAGCAG ataTTGAAATTACTGATAGGTTAGGGGGTTTTTGTATGATGACTGCAGCTATTCATGGTCATATACAATTAGTGAGGTACCTCATAAGTATTGGAGCTGATGTGAACAAAAAGAATCATGAAGGAAAAACTACAGTGTACAAATGTGCAGAATTAGGACACCTTGAGTTAGTCCAAATGTTGATCGATAATCATGCCAATATGGACGCTGATAGTTCAG GAATAACACCTTTACTTGCTGCAGCCTCTGGCGGCCATATAAAGGTAGTGGAATATTTATTTGGCCAAATGGCTTTGACAACCGAAGACAGAATCAATGTCTACCAGGTCCTAGGGGCGGCACATTTTGACAAAAGTAGGGATATAGACAGTGCTATGAAATACTGGAGACTAGCAATGCGTGAGAG AGTTGCCAATGGACCTTCCAACAGGAAGGAAACTGAAAGTTTTCCAGCTTTTTTAAGCTACAAGGAAGTTGAAACTGAGGAAGAATTAGAGGAAATAAAGGATAATATTGAGGAATTAGATGTGCAGTCGTTGTTGGTGAAAGCAAGAGTGTTGGGACTTGAACATAATGATACGAGTTTCCATCTTCATATGTTGGGGACTGAATATTCAATGGACAGAGCGTTTAGTCTATCCATCGAGCTGTGGATGCACACTCTTAATATGACTGATAAGAAGCTGAAAGCTTTAGACCCAAAGCGAATGTATTTCCTTCGGTCATTGACTGAAGTATTTTCTGATTTGATTGACTATGAACTTTCTGGAAATGAGGATTTGATTCCCTTATCATGGCATTTTGAGAGTTTCCTACGTCTGTTTGACATGTGCATAGGCCAAGTAGAAGCAGCTATCTCCCCTCAAAATGAAATGAGTTCTTCTTACTCAGCACACGCCATACATATGAAGAGCGCTCTACCTATGGCAATGCATTTAACTTTCTTGCTAACAAAAGCAAAACCTGTACTTGAGGCTGACGAGGTACAATTGGGAAATAGTCGAGTACAAAGGTTGGCCAGATTAAAACCTAGAGATATTAAAGGCAGAACTCTCCTCCACATGGCTTGCTCTAAAGGCTTCAGTCTAGACGGTCTCTTCTTCGAGGTCGATGGATTTCCCAATTTGGATGTAATCAATTCTCTGATTGAAAATGGTGCAGATCCTAACGTTAAAGATCATGGTGGAAATACGCCTCTCCACTCACTGGCAAAGAGTGGAAATTCCTCCAAAGAGATAATTGACACATTGCTTTCAGCCGGCACGCACTTTGACACCCTGAATGGAAAGGGTAAGTCCTTTGCATCTATCATGGCTGACCTTGGAAAAGATATAACTGACTTCGTGGATCCTATGCTCCACAGCTCTCTTCAGTGTCTGGCTGCAAATTGTGTTCGAAAACATCGCATCCCTTACAAGGACACCCTGAGTCCTGTACTATCACAGTTTGTTGACAGCCATTAA
- the LOC137644364 gene encoding protein FAM200C-like, whose translation MSSKKRKWSDEYVQYGFTCITERDGSQRPQCMICNAKLSNSSLAPAKLREHFLKVHGDEKYKNTTLAEFKVKRARFDERATLPTFGFVPIDKPVLTASYKVAYLIAKQGKPHTICETLVKPAALKMANIMLEKAAENKLSQIPLSNDTISSRIDDMSNDILAQIVADLISSPAKFSLQLDETTDVSSLSQLAVFVRYVKDDMIKENFLFCRPLTTTTKAADVKKLVDDFFRDNNLSWDMVSAVCSDGAPVMLGQKSGFCSLVKAGAPHIIVMHCVLHRHALAPKTLPSKLAEVLKIVVECVNYVRNSALKHRIFRELCNEMGSEFEVLLYHSNVRWLSRGKVLNRVFAMRVELAMFLREHQHCHADYFENSEFILILAYMADIFDALNHLNQQMQGGGVNIIEAEENLRAFQKKLPFWKRRTENDNFANFPLLDDCVSKIEDVYGIGDISVPGELKQAIAMHLDELAKSLDGYFHTRESYPAWVRQPFTFSVATADVNDEYLDEIIELQQSQVQQQLFRTTTLSTFWCHQIAAYPLIAKKALEILIPFVTTYLCEQSFLMMVDIKTKKRNRLCCENDMRVAVAKVKPRISEIVSERQQQKSH comes from the coding sequence ATGTCGAGCAAAAAAAGGAAGTGGTCGGACGAATACGTACAGTATGGATTCACATGTATAACGGAACGTGATGGGAGTCAGCGTCCTCAGTGCATGATTTGCAATGCCAAGTTGAGCAATTCTAGTCTTGCACCGGCAAAACTAAGGGAACACTTCCTAAAGGTGCATGGAGATGAGAAATACAAGAACACAACGCTTGCTGAATTCAAGGTGAAGAGAGCCAGATTCGATGAAAGGGCTACTCTGCCTACTTTCGGCTTTGTACCTATCGACAAACCGGTCTTAACAGCATCATACAAAGTTGCGTACCTGATTGCAAAGCAGGGCAAGCCACACACCATTTGCGAAACACTAGTAAAACCAGCTGCGTTGAAGATGGCGAATATCATGCTGGAAAAAGCTGCTGAAAATAAGTTGTCCCAAATTCCTCTTTCAAATGACACCATCAGCAGCAGAATAGATGACATGAGCAATGACATCTTAGCTCAAATAGTTGCAGATCTGATTTCAAGCCCAGCAAAATTCAGCCTCCAACTCGACGAGACCACCGATGTTTCCAGTCTAAGCCAGCTTGCTGTGTTTGTGCGCTATGTGAAAGACGATAtgataaaggaaaactttttattttgtagGCCTCTCACAACAACAACTAAAGCAGCCGACGTGAAGAAACTTGTGGATGACTTCTTCAGAGACAACAATCTTTCGTGGGATATGGTTTCTGCAGTTTGTTCGGACGGAGCTCCAGTCATGCTGGGACAAAAATCTGGTTTCTGTTCGCTGGTGAAAGCCGGTGCACCACACATCATTGTCATGCACTGTGTTCTGCACAGGCATGCATTGGCACCAAAAACCTTGCCTTCAAAACTCGCAGAAGTATTAAAAATTGTAGTGGAATGTGTGAACTACGTGCGAAATAGTGCACTGAAGCACCGCATCTTCAGAGAGCTGTGTAATGAAATGGGCTCTGAATTCGAAGTACTTCTGTACCATTCAAACGTTCGCTGGTTATCCCGGGGAAAGGTGCTGAATCGTGTTTTTGCCATGCGTGTGGAATTAGCCATGTTTTTGCGAGAGCACCAACATTGTCATGCAGATTACTTCGAAAATTCTGAGTTCATTCTCATTTTGGCGTACATGGCCGATATCTTCGATGCTCTCAATCACCTCAATCAACAGATGCAAGGCGGTGGAGTCAACATCATCGAAGCGGAAGAAAATCTGAGGGCTTTTCAAAAAAAGCTACCGTTTTGGAAACGACGAACGGAGAATGATAACTTTGCAAACTTTCCCCTGCTGGATGACTGTGTAAGTAAGATCGAAGACGTGTACGGTATCGGAGACATTTCTGTACCCGGGGAACTGAAGCAAGCAATTGCCATGCACTTAGATGAGCTTGCAAAGTCTCTCGACGGATACTTCCACACCAGAGAATCATATCCAGCATGGGTGAGACAGCCGTTCACGTTTAGTGTTGCGACCGCAGATGTCAACGATGAATACCTGGATGAAATCATTGAACTGCAGCAGAGCCAGGTTCAACAGCAACTCTTCAGAACAACAACGCTGTCAACGTTTTGGTGTCACCAAATCGCAGCGTACCCTCTTATTGCTAAGAAAGCCCTGGAGATACTCATACCGTTTGTTACAACATATCTTTGTGAGCAGTCCTTTTTGATGATGGTAGACATAAAAACGAAGAAAAGGAACAGACTTTGTTGCGAAAATGATATGAGAGTGGCGGTTGCCAAGGTGAAGCCACGcatttctgaaattgtctctgagAGGCAACAGCAAAAGTCACATTGA